The Gemmatimonadota bacterium DH-78 region CAGGGCACGCGCACCGCGAGGCGGGTGCCTCCGGTCGCGACGGCGTCGACCTGCACTCGACCCCCGAGGGCGGTCACTCGTTCCCGGATGCCGGCCAGCCCGGAGTGGCGCCCGTTGCCGTCGATGCGGAAGTCTTCGGGGACTCCGCATCCGTCGTCCACCACCTCCAGGTCGATCCCGGTCTCGTCGGATCGGAGCACGACGCGCGCCCGGCGCGCCTCGCCGTGGCGGATCGCATTGGCGAGCGCCTCCTGTACGGTGCGGTACAGCGCGAGCTCGAGGTCGGGGTCGGGGTCGGGCAGACGCGCGGGGGCGTCGAAGTGGATGTCGATCAGCTGCTCGCTGCCCGCGAGGTCGCGTCCGAGGGCGCGCAGCGCGGGCAACAGACCCAGGTCGTCGAGCGCCACCGGTCGGAGGTTGCGCGTGACGCTCCGAATAGAGCGGATGGTGCCCCCGACGAGGCTGCGCACCTGGTCGAGCCCCGTCGCCACCTCGGGCGGGCCCTGCTCGGCGAGGAGTCCCAGTCTCAGATTCACCGCTGCGAGAATCTGGGCCGTCTCGTCGTGCAGCTCGCGCGAGATGCGCTCGCGCTCCTCCTCGTGCCGACGGACCATGCGATCCTGCAGCCCCTCGAGTTCGCGGGTGCGCGCTTCGAGGCTGCGGGTGAGAGCCGCGTTCTCCAGAGCCGCCCCGACCTGGCGGCCCAGGGTGACCAGAAAGGGGGTGTCGAGGGCCGCGAAGGGGTCGCGTGCCTCGCCCACCACCACCAGCGAGCCGGCCACCTCACCCCCCTGGATCACCGGGAGAGCCGCCAGATAACGCGACGCGTGGCCCTCGGCGCCGATGTCGAGTTCGGTCTGTACCACCTGGGGCTCGCCGGTCTGCACGACGCCGGCGAGCACGCGCCGCACCGGCTCGGGGGGCGATGCGGTCACCCAACCCGCGCAGTCGCCCGTGGCCGACACGGCGGGCACGCCGGCACCGGGCACGAGGGCGTCGAGAAAGAGCGCGCTTCCGCGCACCGAGCGCAGCGTGAGAGCCCGCTCCATCAGGGCGTCGGGAAGGTTGTCGACGGGGGTGCGCGGCTGCAGCTCGGCCGAGATCGACGAGAGGGCGCGGAGTCCCTCGTCGAGATCTTCCATCACGAGAAAGAGGATCCCGACGCCGAGCACCAGCAGAAAGGCCACGTCGAGGTAGTAGCCCCACGGATTCCAGACGCCGCGGGCCCGCAGGAAGGGGTAGTCGAGGTGATGAAGCGCCCA contains the following coding sequences:
- a CDS encoding GAF domain-containing sensor histidine kinase; the encoded protein is MPQAAVSELAAAYFQTFVTVGMVLVCLALRRRHRKPYFGAWAAAWAVYSARMGAIIAFMHTGASVWLFWHQVLTGWTALAVLWAALVFWRRVQWRPAFALIATFPLVWSYLAIYQLDTFILAAVPAVLFLSLATAATAWAFHRYHRETGSSTARWVSVALLLWALHHLDYPFLRARGVWNPWGYYLDVAFLLVLGVGILFLVMEDLDEGLRALSSISAELQPRTPVDNLPDALMERALTLRSVRGSALFLDALVPGAGVPAVSATGDCAGWVTASPPEPVRRVLAGVVQTGEPQVVQTELDIGAEGHASRYLAALPVIQGGEVAGSLVVVGEARDPFAALDTPFLVTLGRQVGAALENAALTRSLEARTRELEGLQDRMVRRHEEERERISRELHDETAQILAAVNLRLGLLAEQGPPEVATGLDQVRSLVGGTIRSIRSVTRNLRPVALDDLGLLPALRALGRDLAGSEQLIDIHFDAPARLPDPDPDLELALYRTVQEALANAIRHGEARRARVVLRSDETGIDLEVVDDGCGVPEDFRIDGNGRHSGLAGIRERVTALGGRVQVDAVATGGTRLAVRVPWTPPSEAPR